CGATGGCGCACCCACCAGGGTTACCGCCGCGTCACCAGCGCGTCGCACCAGGTCGGGTGGGCGGGGTGGCCGGCGACACGCCCGTCCCCGGCGGCTCAGGTGTTCACGTGCGCGGCTGAGCCGGTCGCGCCCGGGCGCGCCGCGGGACCCACGGCCGCCACACCGCGAGCGCCATGACCGTCCAGAGGCAGGCCATGACGAGGTAGACACCGAGCAGGTCATCCCCCCACGCCCGTCCACGTGACCAGCCGAGGAGGACGGTGACCCAGGCGAGCACGGCGACGACCGGCGTGAGCCGACGCATGAGGCGCGGCACGACGTACGTCTCCCTCCCGGCCGCCTCCCGGCGCAGGTCCCCGGCCGATCCTGGGCGCCACCGCCCGTCCTCGCCCACCGGCATACCCACCAGTATGCCGCTCGGGTCATCTCCCCGCCTCTGCGTCGGCCCCGGCGCTCACGGGCGCGCTGCAGCCGACGACACGCCCGTCCCCGGCGGCTCAGGTGTTCACGTGCGCGGCTGAGCCGGTCCCGCCCGGGCGCGCCGCGGCACACCTCGCAGGTATGCCCTCAGAGCAGGTCGCCGAGCGCGTCCGGCACGAGGCGGGGCAGGTCGGTGCCGGTGGCCGGCCGCCACACCCCGAGGTCGGTGGGTGCGTCGAGCACCGGGTGCGGCCCGGGCCCGTGCATCGCGTCGTCGAGGAAGCGGGCCTCGTGCAGGACGACCCACTCGTGGCCCGGCCGGCCGTTGAAGACGAAGATGTTCTCCAGCACGGCGACCCGGTCGCCCACCTCGATCTCGGTGTCGAACTCCTCGCGGAACTCGCGGCGCAGCGCCTGCTGGGCGGTCTCGCCGAACTCGATGCCGCCCCCGGCCGGCCGGTGCAGGCTCTCACCGCGCGCCGGGTCGAGGTACTCGGTGACGAAGACGGCCCCCGAGGAGGGGTGCCGGATGAGCGCGAGGGCGAGCACCCGGATGTGCGCCGGCGGGAGGTACTCGCTCGCGCTGGCCCCGCCCTCGGTCACGATGTCCACCGGCCCACTCTAGGGCCGGCGGCCCCGCCGGCGCCGGGGACGGACCGTCCTGGACCTCCCGCGGGGCCCGGTTGCAGGAGTAGCGTCCGGAGCATGAACGCCATCGAGCTCCAGGAGGTGACCAAGCGGTTCGGTCGCACCACCGCCCTCGACGGGCTGTCGATGCAGGTGGCGATGGGTGAGGTGCACGGCTTCCTCGGGCCGAACGGCTCCGGCAAGTCGACGACCATCCGGGTGCTCCTCGGGCTGCTGCGGGCCGACTCCGGCACCGCCCGGCTCCTGGGCGGCGACCCCTGGGCGGACGCCCCCGCGCTGCACCGCCGGCTCGCCTACGTCCCCGGCGACGTGGCCCTGTGGCCCAACCTCACCGGCGGGGAGGTCATCGACCTGCTGGGACGGCTGCGCGGCGGCACCGACCCGGCGCGGAGGGCGGCCCTGCTCGAGCGCTTCGACCTCGACCCGACGAAGAAGGGCTCCACCTACTCCAAGGGCAACCGCCAGAAGGTCGCGCTCGTCGCGGCCCTGGCCTCGGACGTCGAGCTGCTGCTCCTGGACGAGCCGACCAGCGGGCTCGACCCGCTCATGGAGGCGCAGTTCCGCGCGGTGATCGCCGACGAGCGCGGGCGCGGCCGCACCGTGCTGCTCTCCAGCCACATCCTCTCCGAGGTGGAGCACCTCTGCGACCGGGTCTCGATCATCCGCTCCGGGACGGTCGTCGAGTCCGGCACCCTCGCCGAGCTGCGCCACCTCACCCGCACGCTGGTGGTCGCCGAGCTCGCCGCCCCGGTGCCGGAGGGGCTGGCCACGGCTCCCGGCGTGCACGACGCCGAGCTGGACGGCCACCGCATCACCTGCCAGGTCGACGACACCGAGCTCGGCCAGGTCATGTCCCGCCTCTCCGCGCTCGGCATCCGGTCCATCACCTCCACCCCGCCGACGCTCGAGGAGCTCTTCCTGCGCCACTACGACGAGTCCGGGCGATGACCGGACTGGGCTCCCTGGTGCGGCTCGCGCTGCGGCGCAACCGCTGGTTCTACCTCGCCTGGGTGCTCGCGCTCACCGCGGTCGTGCCGCTCACGGCCGCGGCCTACGAGCAGATCGTCGACCCCGGCAACGCCGACCTCCTCATCGCGACGATGACCAACAACCCGACGATGCGGGCGATGCTCGGGCCGCCGGTCGACCTCACCAGCGCCGGCGGCTTCACGGTATGGCGGGTGGGCACCTTCGCCGCCGCGATGGCCGGGATCATGGCGGTGCTCGGGGTGGTCCGCTCCACCCGTGCGGAGGAGGAGGACGGGCGGACCGAGCTGCTGCGCTCGGGCGCGACCGGCCGGCACGCCCCGCTGGCGGCCGGGGTGCTCGTCGCGCTCCTCGCCTGCGCGGTGCTCGGTCTGGCGGTGGCCGCCTCCATGTCGGCGGTCGGCGAGCCGGTCCCCGGGTCGGTGGCCTTCGGTGCGGGGCTGACCCTGGTCGGCGCGACCTTCGTCGGCGTCGGGGCGGTCGCCGCGCAGCTCACCGCCTCGGCACGCACCGCCAAGGGGCTGGGCCTGTGGACCCTCGCCGCGGCCTACACCCTGCGCGCGGTGGCCGACGGGTCCACCGACGAGGGGGTGCGTGAGCTGGCGTGGGGGTCGCCGGTGCAGTGGATGGCGCTGACGCGGCCGTATGCCGACGAGCGCTGGTGGGTGCTCGCGCTCCCGGCGGTGACGGCGATGGTGCTCCTGGCGCTGGCCGTGGCCCTGGAGACGCGGCGCGACCACGGGGCCGGGCTCTGGGCCGCGCGGCGGGGTCGCCCGGAGGCGGTGGCGTCGCTGGCCACCCCCGGCGCGCTGGTGCGGCGGCTGCAGCGCGGCCAGGTGGTCGGCTGGACCGTCGGGCTGCTCCTCTTCGCGCTGGCGATGGGGTCCCTGTCGACGGCCTTCGACGACATGCTCGAGCAGGTGCCCCAGCTGCGCCTGATCTTCCAGCGGATGGGCGGCGGGGCCGAGCAGCTCGTCGACGCGTTCTTCGTGGCCATGCTGTCGATCGTCGCGGTCCTGGCGGCGGTCGTCGCGGTCCAGCTCTTCTCCCGTCTCTCCGCCGAGGAGGAGCGCGGCCACGCCGAGCTGCTGCTGTCGACCGGGACCACCCGGACACGGCTGCTCGGGGCATACCTGCTCGTCGCGGGGCTCGCACCGGCGCTGCTCCTGGTCGCGGTCGGCGCGGTCATGGCCCTCAACCAGGCCCGCACCACCGGCGACTGGGGCGTCGTGGCGCAGGTGGCCGGCGCCGGGGCGGCCCTCGCGCCGGGCGGTCTGCTGGTGCTCGGCATCGCCGTGCTGCTGCACGGGTGGGCGCCGAGGCTGGCGTGGCTCAGCTGGGTGGTCATCGCGTGGAGCCTCGCCATGGTCTGGGTCGGGGCGGCGCTGGACCTGCCGGAGTGGCTGACGGAGCTGACCCCGTGGTCGCCGCTGCCGCAGCTGCCGGTGGAGGACATGGACTGGCCCGTCGTCCTGGGCATGGCCGGGCTGGCCGCGCTGCTGCTCGCCCTCGGTGCCGTGGGCTACCGCCGCCGCGACATCACCGGCACCTGAGGGTGGCGGCGGGCCGGCCGGGGCCGGTCAGCCGCCGGCGAGCGCCTTGACCACCCGGGAGGGCGCGGGGCGGCCGAGCTGCTCGGCCATCCAGGTGCTCGTCGCGACGAGGGCGTCCAGGTCGGCGCCGTGCTCGATCCCGAGCCCGTCCAGCGCCCACACCAGGTCCTCGGTGGCGAGGTTGCCGGTGGCCGACCTCGCGTAGGGGCACCCGCCGAGCCCGCCGGTCGAGGCGTCCACGACCTGCACCCCGCGGCGGATCGCGGTCATGGTGTTGGCCAGCGCCTGGCCGTAGGTGTCGTGGAAGTGCACGGCGACCTGCTCCATACCGATCCCGGCGTCGTCCAGCGCGTCCAGCAGCCGGAGCACGTGGCCGGTCGTCCCCACCCCGATCGTGTCGCCGAGCGAGAGCTGGTCGCAGCCGAGGTCCATGAGGCGGGAGCAGACGTCGACCACCTGCTCCACGGGCACCGGGCCCTCCCACGGGTCGCCGAAGCACATCGACACGTAGGCGCGCACCCAGGCCCCGGCGTCGAGCGAGCGCTTGACCACCGGGGCGAACATCTCGACCGACGCGGCGACCGAACGGTTGAGGTTCTTCTGCGCGAAGGTCTCGGTGGCGCTGCCGAAGATCGCGACCGACGTGACGCCCTGGTCGAGGGCCCGGTCGAGGCCGCGCTCGTTGGGCACCAGCACCGGACGCTGCTGCCCGCGTCCGTCGGCGCCGAGCAGGCCGAGGAGCTCCTCGGCGTCACCGAGCTGAGGGACCCACGCCTGCGGGACGAAGCTGGTCAGCTCCACCGTGCTCAGCCCGGCGGCCAGCAGGCGACGCACGAACTCCGCCTTGACCTGCGTCGAGACGACCGACTTCTCGTTCTGCAGGCCGTCGCGCGGCCCGACCTCGTAGATCGTCACCCGGTCCGGCATCCCCGTCGTGGGCTCGGTCATCGGCAGCGTGCGCGTCATGTCGCCAGCCTGTCAGATGCCGTGGGGGCAGGGACGCCCGCGGCGGGGCGGACGGCAGCGGTGCAGGTGACCGGATGGGTCGGGGGTATGGGCGTGTCGTCGGCTCAGCCGTTCACGTGAACGGCTGAGCCGGTCCGGCCGGGCGTGTCGTCGGCCCAGGCGTTCACGTGAGCGACTGAGCCGGTCCGGCCGGGCGTGTCGTCGGCCCCGGCGGCCGCGCGAGGCACCGGAGGCCCCGCGTGCCCCGGCTCAGCGCAGGGCGAGCGCGGTGGCGACGGCGGCGGAGGCCGCCTCGTGGCCCTTGTCCTCGCGGGAGCCGCTCAGGCCCGCCCGGTCCAGCGCCTGGGCCTCGTCGTCGCAGGTCAGGACGCCGAAGCCCACCGGCACGCCGGTCTCGACGCTCACCTGGGTGAGCCCGGAGGTCGCCGCCTGGCAGACGTAGTCGAAGTGCGGCGTGCCGCCACGGACGACGACGCCGAGGGCGACGACCGCGTCATACCCCTCGCGGGCCAGGCGCGCGGCGGCGACCGGCAGCTCGAAGCTGCCCGGCACCCGCACCTCGCGGACCTCCTGCACGCGGGCCTCGCTCAGGGCCCGCCGGGACCCGTCCAGCAGGCCGTCCATGACCGTGGTGTGCCACGACGCCGCGACCACGGCGACCCGCAGGCCGCGTCCGTCGACGGTGATGGTGGGTGCTCCGGCGCCGCTCATGCTGTGCTCCTCGTCTCGTGGGTGGGGTCCGGGGTGGGGTCCGCCGTCGTCCTGGGCACCGCGGTCCGGGACGCGTCGCCCAGGGACCGGGGTCCAGGACCGGGCGCGGCGGAGGCCGGGTGCGGGAGGTGCCCGAGCCGTTCGACCTTGGTGCGCAGGTAGGCCGCCGCCTCGGCCGGCGCGGGCCGGCCCGAGGCCACGGTCTCGGCGACGGTGAGGCCCAGACCGGTGAGCGCCGCCACCTTGTCCGGGTTGTGGGTCAGCAGCCGCAGCGGCCGACCGGCCAGGCCGAGGTCCTCGAGGATCGCGGCGGCGGCGGTGTGGTCGCGGGCGTCCACCGGCAGCCCCAGCGCCTCCTGCGCGGCGACGGTGTCGAGGCCCCGGTCCTGCTCGGCGTAGGCGCGCAGCTTGTCGAGGATCCCGACGCCACGACCCTCGTGGCCGCGCAGGTAGACGACGGCACCGCCCTCGCGGGCGACCCGGGCCAGGGCGTCCTGCAGCTGCGGGCCGCAGTCGCAGCGGCGCGACCCCAGCGCCTCCCCCGTGAGGCACTCGGAGTGGACGCGCACCAGGGGGCTCGGGCCGGGGTCCGGGTGCCCGAGCAGGGCGAGGTGCTCGACACCGGTCACGAGGTCGCGGTAGCCGTGCACCACCAGCTCGCCGTGCTCGGTGGGCAGGACCGAGCTCGCGACGCGCTCCACCCGGTCGTGCCGCTGCCGGTAGGCGACGAGCTCGGCGATGGTGACGACGGGCAGGTCGTGCTCGGCGCCCAGGGCGTGCACCTGCGGCCCGCGCAGCATCTCGCCCTCGTCGTCGACGAGCTCGCCGATGACCCCGACCGGCGCCAGCCCGGCGAGCCGGCAGAGGTCGACGGTCGCCTCGGTGTGCCCGGGCCGCGCCAGCACCCCACCGGCGCGGGCGCGCAGCGGGATGAGGTGGCCGGGCCGGCGCAGGTCGGCCGGGCCGCTGTCGGGGTCGGCGAGCACCCGGGCGGTGCGGCACCGGTCGCCGGCGCTGATGCCGGTGGTGACGCCCGCCGCCGCGTCCACCGTCACGGTGTATGCCGTGCGCAGCTCGTCCTCGTTGACCCGCACCATGAGCGGCAGGTCGAGGCGGTCGGCCACCTCCGCCGGCATGGGGGCGCAGAGGAAGCCCGAGGTGTGGCGGACCGCCCAGCCGGTCCACGCCGGGGTGAGGGTCTGCGCGGCGAGCACGACGTCGCCCTCGTTCTCCCGGTCCTCGTCGTCGAGCACGAGCACCGGGCGTCCCTCGCGCAGCGCCGCGAGCGCCTGCGGCAGTTCCGCGGCGCTCACCGGTCCAGCTCCGGGTCGAGCAGCCGCTCGGCATACTTCGCCAGCACGTCGACCTCGACGTTGAGCGCGTCGCCGGGCGCGCGGCGGCCGAGCGTCGTGAGCGCCAGCGTGGTGGGGATGAGCGAGACCTCGAACCAGTCGGGCCCCACCGCCGACACGGTGAGCGACACCCCGTCGAGGGCGACCGAGCCCTTGTGGGCGACGTAGCGCGCGAGGTGCGGCGGCAGGGCCAGCCGCACCACCTCCCACCTCTCCCCCGGGGTGCGGGACAGCACGGTCGTGGTGCCGTCGACGTGACCCTGCACGATGTGGCCGCCGAACCGCCCGGTGACGGGCAGCGAGCGCTCCAGGTTGACCGGGTCGCCCGGCGCGAGCGCGCCGAGGGTGGTGACGGCCAGCGTCTCGGCCATGACGTCGGCCTCGAACCCCTCGTCGGTGTGCCGGGTCACCGTCAGGCAGACCCCGTTGACGCTGATCGAGGCACCGTGGGTGGCGTCGGCGACCACCTGGGGGCCGCGGATCTCGACCACGCTGGCGTCCGGGCCGTCGGTCCGGGTGACGAGCGTGCCGAGCTCCTCGACGATGCCGGTGAACATTCAGTCCTCCTGGGCGGGGGTGGTGGGGCGCAGCCGCAGCTGCAGGTCGGGGCCGAGCGTGGTGACCTCGACCAGCTCGAGGCGGGCGGCGTCGGCGATGGTGCCGATGCCGAGGTCGGGTATGGCGTGCGGCCCGGCGCCGAGGAGCGCGGGGGCGAGGTGCACGAGCAGCTCGTCGACCAGTCCGGCCCGCCAGAACGCGCCGCCCACCGTCGGGCCGCCCTCCACCAGCACGCTGTGGACTCCCCGCCGGCGCAGGTCGGTAAGCACCTCGGCCGGGTCGTGGGTGCGCAGGTGGACGACGTCGCCGGGGCGGGGGCCGTCGGCGTCGACGGGGCGGCCGGAGTCGGCGGGGCGGCGGCCGGCGGCGTCCGCCACGGCCGCCGCGAGCTGGGACCCGGCCGGCAGGTCGCGGGCGCCCACGACGACGCGCAGCGGCTGCTCGGGCCGCAGGGCGCCGTCCTGGTCACGGGCGGTCAGCCCCGGGTCGTCGGCGTGCGCGGTGCCGGTGCCCACGAGCACGGCCCCGACCCGGGAGCGCAGCGCGTGCGCGGCGGAGCGGGCCTGCGGGGAGGTGATCCACCGGCTGGTGCCGTCGGCGGCGGCCACCCGCCCGTCCAGCGTGCTGGCGATCTTCCAGGTGACGTGCGGGCGCCCCAGGCGCGCGGCGCGGGCCCAGTCCTCGACCAGGTCCTCGGCGCCGGGGTGCGGCTCTCGACGCACGTCCACCCCGCCGGCCGCGAGGACCTGCGCGCCGCCGCCCGCGGCGGTGGCGTCCGGCACGGCATACACCACCGCGGCGACACCGGCCTCGACCAGCGCGGCGGCGCACGGCGGGGTGCGCCCGTGGTGGGTGCAGGGCTCGAGGGTGACGACGGCGGTCGTCCCCCGCGCGGCGTCTCCGGCCGCGGCCAGGGCGGCGGTCTCGGCGTGCGGGGTACCGGCACCCTGGTGGGCCCCCTCGGCCACGACCGAGCCGTCGGGGGCGAGCAGGACGCAACCGACGCGGGGGTTGGGGTCGCGCCCGGGCCCGCGGCGGGCGAGGTCGACGGCACGGTCGAGGGCGCGGCGCACGACGGCGTCGGCGATCGTCGACTGCTGGGTGGCGGTCACCTCACGTCCTTCCCGGTCGAATGCCCGGGGGCGTGGGGAGGACGAGGTCGGGACGGGGTCGTCGCCGAGGTCGGGCCGACGGCCCGACGAGGTGGCGACGGGAGCTCCCGCCGACCCGCGCTGCCTCCCTTCCGGACTTTCACCGTCGGTCCTGGAGTTTCACCAGGTCAACCGGCCGCTGGCTGCGGTCGGGTCGCGGACTGTCACCGCCGGCTCGGAGTTGCACCGACCCCGGAGCGCGTATGTCGTTCGCCACCAGTGTAGACCCGCGACGGCGGCCGTCCCGCCCCACCGCCGGGCTGGCCGGTCGGTCCTCCCGGGGCTCGACGGTGTCGTCCCTCTCGCATCCGAGGTGACCTCGGACGACTCAATCCACGTGCTCCGGCGACGCGCGGAATGCGGGAGGGGCGGCATACCGTTGAGCCCACGATGAATGGCCCCCTGATCGTCCAGTCCGACAAGACCCTCCTCCTCGAGGTCGACCACGAGCGCGCCGAGGCGGCGCGACGCGACATCGCGCCCTTCGCCGAGCTCGAGCGCGCGCCGGAGCACGTGCACACCTACCGGGTGACGCCGCTCGGCCTGTGGAACGCGCGCGCCGCCGGGCACGACGCCGAGCAGGTCGTGCACTCGCTCATCGAGCACAGCCGCTACCCGGTGCCCCAGTCGCTGCTGGTGGACGTCGCCGAGACGATGGCGCGGTACGGCCGGCTCACGCTCACCAAGGAGGCCGTGGACGGCGAGGACGAGCCCGTCCTGCTCCTGCGCACGACCGACCGTGCCGTGCTGGCGGAGGTGCTGCGGCACAAGAAGATCCAGCCGCTCGTCGGGGACCGCGTCGACGACGACACGGTGCGGGTGCACGCCTCCGAGCGCGGGCACCTCAAGCAGGAGCTGCTCAAGGTCGGCTGGCCGGCCGAGGACCTCGCCGGCTACGTCGACGGCGAGGCGCACCCGATCGGGCTCGACGAGGCCGACTGGTCGCTGCGCCCCTACCAGCAGCAGGCCGTCGACGGCTTCTGGGACGGCGGGTCCGGCGTGGTCGTGCTGCCGTGCGGGGCGGGCAAGACCCTCGTCGGCGCCGGGGCCATGGCCCGCTCGTCGACGACCACCCTCATCCTCGTCACCAACACGGTGAGCGCGCGGCAGTGGCGCGAGGAGCTGCTGCGCCGCACGACGCTCACCGAGGACGAGATCGGCGAGTACTCCGGGTCGCGCAAGGAGATCCGGCCGGTGACCATCGCGACCTACCAGGTGCTCACGCTCAAGCGGAAGGGCGTCTACCCGCACCTGGACCTGCTGGACGCGCGCGACTGGGGCCTCATCGTCTACGACGAGGTGCACCTGCTGCCCGCGCCGATCTTCCGGATGACCGCCGACCTGCAGGCCCGCCGCCGGCTCGGGCTCACCGCCACGCTGGTGCGCGAGGACGGCCGAGAGTCCGACGTGTTCTCGCTCATCGGGCCCAAGCGCTTCGACGCGCCGTGGAAGGACATCGAGGCGCAGGGCTACATCGCCCCCGCCGACTGCGTCGAGGTCCGGGTCAGCCTGTCCGACTCCATGCGGATGGCGTACGCCGTCGCCGAGCCGGACGAGCGGTACCGGTTCGCCGCGTGCGCGCCGGCCAAGGACGCGGTCGTGGAGCAGCTGGTGGGCCGGCACCAGGGCCAGCCGACGCTGGTCATCGGGCAGTACCTCGACCAGCTCGACCAGCTCGCCAGCCGCCTGGACGCCCCGCTCATCACCGGTGAGACGACGGTGGCGCAGCGGCAGGAGCTGTTCCGGCAGTTCCGGGAGGGGGAGATCAGCCTGCTCGTCGTGAGCAAGGTCGCCAACTTCTCCATCGACCTGCCGGAGGCGAGCGTCGCGATCCAGGTGTCCGGCACCTTCGGCTCCCGGCAGGAGGAGGCGCAGCGGCTGGGCCGCGTCCTGAGGCCCAAGGGCGACGGCCGGACGGCGCACTTCTACACCCTCGTCGCCCGGGACACGGTCGACGCCGAGTTCGCCGCCCACCGGCAGCGCTTCCTCGCCGAGCAGGGCTACGCCTACCGCATCGTCGACGCCGACGACCTCGACGCCCCCACCCCCTCCGCCCCGGACGCGTCGTAGGGCCGCACCGGACGCGTCGTCAGCACGCACCGGACGCGTGGTCGGCATACACCGAGCGCGTGGTCGGCATACACCGAGCGCACCGTCGGGTCTCTGACGCACCCATCGCGAGTCCGGAGCACACCAAGCACGCGTCCGGTGGAGTCGGAACAGACGTCCGGTGGAGCCTGAGAACGCGTCCTGTGCGGGATGGGCGCGCAGGCGATTCCC
This genomic window from Serinicoccus chungangensis contains:
- the ribH gene encoding 6,7-dimethyl-8-ribityllumazine synthase; its protein translation is MSGAGAPTITVDGRGLRVAVVAASWHTTVMDGLLDGSRRALSEARVQEVREVRVPGSFELPVAAARLAREGYDAVVALGVVVRGGTPHFDYVCQAATSGLTQVSVETGVPVGFGVLTCDDEAQALDRAGLSGSREDKGHEAASAAVATALALR
- the ribB gene encoding 3,4-dihydroxy-2-butanone-4-phosphate synthase, whose amino-acid sequence is MSAAELPQALAALREGRPVLVLDDEDRENEGDVVLAAQTLTPAWTGWAVRHTSGFLCAPMPAEVADRLDLPLMVRVNEDELRTAYTVTVDAAAGVTTGISAGDRCRTARVLADPDSGPADLRRPGHLIPLRARAGGVLARPGHTEATVDLCRLAGLAPVGVIGELVDDEGEMLRGPQVHALGAEHDLPVVTIAELVAYRQRHDRVERVASSVLPTEHGELVVHGYRDLVTGVEHLALLGHPDPGPSPLVRVHSECLTGEALGSRRCDCGPQLQDALARVAREGGAVVYLRGHEGRGVGILDKLRAYAEQDRGLDTVAAQEALGLPVDARDHTAAAAILEDLGLAGRPLRLLTHNPDKVAALTGLGLTVAETVASGRPAPAEAAAYLRTKVERLGHLPHPASAAPGPGPRSLGDASRTAVPRTTADPTPDPTHETRSTA
- a CDS encoding hydroxymethylglutaryl-CoA lyase, which gives rise to MTRTLPMTEPTTGMPDRVTIYEVGPRDGLQNEKSVVSTQVKAEFVRRLLAAGLSTVELTSFVPQAWVPQLGDAEELLGLLGADGRGQQRPVLVPNERGLDRALDQGVTSVAIFGSATETFAQKNLNRSVAASVEMFAPVVKRSLDAGAWVRAYVSMCFGDPWEGPVPVEQVVDVCSRLMDLGCDQLSLGDTIGVGTTGHVLRLLDALDDAGIGMEQVAVHFHDTYGQALANTMTAIRRGVQVVDASTGGLGGCPYARSATGNLATEDLVWALDGLGIEHGADLDALVATSTWMAEQLGRPAPSRVVKALAGG
- a CDS encoding NUDIX domain-containing protein; translation: MDIVTEGGASASEYLPPAHIRVLALALIRHPSSGAVFVTEYLDPARGESLHRPAGGGIEFGETAQQALRREFREEFDTEIEVGDRVAVLENIFVFNGRPGHEWVVLHEARFLDDAMHGPGPHPVLDAPTDLGVWRPATGTDLPRLVPDALGDLL
- a CDS encoding ABC transporter ATP-binding protein, encoding MNAIELQEVTKRFGRTTALDGLSMQVAMGEVHGFLGPNGSGKSTTIRVLLGLLRADSGTARLLGGDPWADAPALHRRLAYVPGDVALWPNLTGGEVIDLLGRLRGGTDPARRAALLERFDLDPTKKGSTYSKGNRQKVALVAALASDVELLLLDEPTSGLDPLMEAQFRAVIADERGRGRTVLLSSHILSEVEHLCDRVSIIRSGTVVESGTLAELRHLTRTLVVAELAAPVPEGLATAPGVHDAELDGHRITCQVDDTELGQVMSRLSALGIRSITSTPPTLEELFLRHYDESGR
- a CDS encoding DNA repair helicase XPB, producing MNGPLIVQSDKTLLLEVDHERAEAARRDIAPFAELERAPEHVHTYRVTPLGLWNARAAGHDAEQVVHSLIEHSRYPVPQSLLVDVAETMARYGRLTLTKEAVDGEDEPVLLLRTTDRAVLAEVLRHKKIQPLVGDRVDDDTVRVHASERGHLKQELLKVGWPAEDLAGYVDGEAHPIGLDEADWSLRPYQQQAVDGFWDGGSGVVVLPCGAGKTLVGAGAMARSSTTTLILVTNTVSARQWREELLRRTTLTEDEIGEYSGSRKEIRPVTIATYQVLTLKRKGVYPHLDLLDARDWGLIVYDEVHLLPAPIFRMTADLQARRRLGLTATLVREDGRESDVFSLIGPKRFDAPWKDIEAQGYIAPADCVEVRVSLSDSMRMAYAVAEPDERYRFAACAPAKDAVVEQLVGRHQGQPTLVIGQYLDQLDQLASRLDAPLITGETTVAQRQELFRQFREGEISLLVVSKVANFSIDLPEASVAIQVSGTFGSRQEEAQRLGRVLRPKGDGRTAHFYTLVARDTVDAEFAAHRQRFLAEQGYAYRIVDADDLDAPTPSAPDAS
- a CDS encoding ABC transporter permease, which codes for MTGLGSLVRLALRRNRWFYLAWVLALTAVVPLTAAAYEQIVDPGNADLLIATMTNNPTMRAMLGPPVDLTSAGGFTVWRVGTFAAAMAGIMAVLGVVRSTRAEEEDGRTELLRSGATGRHAPLAAGVLVALLACAVLGLAVAASMSAVGEPVPGSVAFGAGLTLVGATFVGVGAVAAQLTASARTAKGLGLWTLAAAYTLRAVADGSTDEGVRELAWGSPVQWMALTRPYADERWWVLALPAVTAMVLLALAVALETRRDHGAGLWAARRGRPEAVASLATPGALVRRLQRGQVVGWTVGLLLFALAMGSLSTAFDDMLEQVPQLRLIFQRMGGGAEQLVDAFFVAMLSIVAVLAAVVAVQLFSRLSAEEERGHAELLLSTGTTRTRLLGAYLLVAGLAPALLLVAVGAVMALNQARTTGDWGVVAQVAGAGAALAPGGLLVLGIAVLLHGWAPRLAWLSWVVIAWSLAMVWVGAALDLPEWLTELTPWSPLPQLPVEDMDWPVVLGMAGLAALLLALGAVGYRRRDITGT
- a CDS encoding riboflavin synthase; translation: MFTGIVEELGTLVTRTDGPDASVVEIRGPQVVADATHGASISVNGVCLTVTRHTDEGFEADVMAETLAVTTLGALAPGDPVNLERSLPVTGRFGGHIVQGHVDGTTTVLSRTPGERWEVVRLALPPHLARYVAHKGSVALDGVSLTVSAVGPDWFEVSLIPTTLALTTLGRRAPGDALNVEVDVLAKYAERLLDPELDR
- the ribD gene encoding bifunctional diaminohydroxyphosphoribosylaminopyrimidine deaminase/5-amino-6-(5-phosphoribosylamino)uracil reductase RibD — encoded protein: MTATQQSTIADAVVRRALDRAVDLARRGPGRDPNPRVGCVLLAPDGSVVAEGAHQGAGTPHAETAALAAAGDAARGTTAVVTLEPCTHHGRTPPCAAALVEAGVAAVVYAVPDATAAGGGAQVLAAGGVDVRREPHPGAEDLVEDWARAARLGRPHVTWKIASTLDGRVAAADGTSRWITSPQARSAAHALRSRVGAVLVGTGTAHADDPGLTARDQDGALRPEQPLRVVVGARDLPAGSQLAAAVADAAGRRPADSGRPVDADGPRPGDVVHLRTHDPAEVLTDLRRRGVHSVLVEGGPTVGGAFWRAGLVDELLVHLAPALLGAGPHAIPDLGIGTIADAARLELVEVTTLGPDLQLRLRPTTPAQED